The Lonchura striata isolate bLonStr1 chromosome 5, bLonStr1.mat, whole genome shotgun sequence genome window below encodes:
- the IFRD1 gene encoding interferon-related developmental regulator 1 codes for MPKPKKRGSTHQRGAGGQPRNVQPFSDEDASIETMSHCSGFSDPASFTEDGPEVDEEATQEDLEYKLKGFIDLTLDKSAKTRQAALESLKSAFSSKILYEFIMERRMTLTDSIERCIKKGKSDEQCAAAGLACLLCVQMGSGIESEEIFKTLGPVLKKIVCDGTASIQARQACATCLGICCFIVTDDITELYSTMECLENIFMKAYQRDRDTNGVSSTHNTVLHVSALLAWTLLLTICPMNEVKKKIEMHLHKLPSLLSCDDLNMRIAAGETLALLFELARETDADFFYEDMDLLTEKLRALATDGNKHRAKVDKRKQRSAFRDVLRAVEERDFPTEMVKFGPERMYIDCWVKKQTYETFKEVLGSGMQYHLQSNDFLRNVFELGPPVMLDAATLKTMKISRFERHLYNSAAFKARTKARSKCRDKRADVGEFF; via the exons ATGCCCAAGCCTAAGAAGCGGGGGAGCACCCACCAGCGCGGAGCCG GTGGTCAGCCCAGAAACGTGCAGCCTTTTAGTGATGAAGATGCTTCAATTGAAACCATGAGCCACTGCAGTGGCTTCAGTGATCCTGCTAGCTTCACTGAGGATG GGCCTGAAGTTGATGAAGAAGCCACTCAAGAAGACTTAGAATACAAGTTGAAGGGATTTATTGATCTTACATTGGACAAGAG TGCAAAGACAAGACAAGCAGCCCTTGAAAGTCTGAAAAGTgcattttcttctaaaatactATATGAATTTATCATGGAAAGGAGAATGACTCTAACTGATAGCATTGAGCGCTGCATAAAGAAAG GTAAGAGTGATGAACAgtgtgcagctgctggactgGCGTGTCTTCTGTGTGTGCAGATGGGGTCAGGAATTGAAAGTGAGGAGATTTTTAAGACCCTTGGTCCAGTTCTGAAGAAGATTGTCTGTGATGGAACAGCCAGTATCCAAGCCAGACAGGCT TGTGCAACCTGCCTAGGGATTTGCTGTTTCATTGTGACTGATGACATTACA gaactgTACTCTACTATGGAATGCCTGGAAAACATCTTCATGAAGGCTTATCAGCGGGATAGGGACACTAATGGTGTGTCAAGTACCCATAATACTGTGCTTCATGTCAGTGCTCTCTTAGCATGGACACTATTGTTGACCATTTGTCCAATGAATGAAGTGAAGAAGAAAATTGAAAT GCACTTGCATAAACTTCCAAGCCTGCTGTCTTGCGATGATCTGAACATGAGAATAGCTGCTGGAGAAACACTAGCACTTCTGTTTGAACTGGCACGAGAAACAGATGCT GATTTCTTTTATGAGGATATGGACCTTCTAACAGAGAAACTAAGAGCTCTGGCTACTGATGGAAACAAGCACCGGGCCAAAGTGGATAAAAGAAAGCAGCGATCTGCCTTCAGAGACGTTCTGCGGGCTGTtgag GAGCGTGACTTCCCTACAGAGATGGTGAAGTTTGGACCTGAGCGCATGTATATTGACTGCTGGGTTAAAAAACAAACTTATGAGACGTTCAAGGAGGTTCTGGGGTCGGGGATGCAATACCATTTGCAG TCAAATGACTTTCTTCGGAATGTGTTTGAGCTTGGTCCACCAGTAATGCTGGATGCTGCAACTCTTAAAACAATGAAGATATCCCGTTTTGAAAGG caCTTGTACAACTCTGCAGCATTCAAGGCTCGGACAAAGGCTAGAAGTAAATGTCGTGATAAAAGAGCAGATGTGGGGGAATTTTTTTAG